The Bryobacteraceae bacterium genome includes a window with the following:
- the flhB gene encoding flagellar biosynthesis protein FlhB, translating to MADKGQRTEPPTPQRIRKARQDGRFPASREMVFAIQFLAWAILLNLAGAWLPPALKTFRGLLAGAFRQSDELDVAGLLSRSPLAAETGVFFATGAAVAALGLLTHLLITGFGFAASKAAPDFNRLNPARTLGELPRRNLDSLVLAVLTLPLLLAMLWWVVASRWTEFERLPLLPLERGAAAVGNAAGSLLWKGAFLLLAWGAIDLVRQRRRYLKDLRMTRQEVREEHRQNEGSPEVKMRIRRLRRELLRRRMMSEVPKATAVIVNPTHYAVALRYDQKTMPAPAVVAKGKNYLALRIREKAAEHRVPIVENPPLARALYQQVEVGQEIPVSLYRAVAEVLAYVYRMMQGGPGSAR from the coding sequence ATGGCAGACAAGGGTCAGCGGACAGAGCCGCCTACGCCACAACGCATCCGCAAGGCGCGTCAGGACGGACGGTTTCCCGCCAGCCGGGAGATGGTGTTCGCGATCCAGTTTCTGGCCTGGGCCATCCTGCTGAATCTTGCGGGCGCATGGCTGCCGCCGGCGCTGAAGACGTTTCGGGGCCTGTTGGCGGGAGCTTTCCGCCAGAGCGATGAATTGGATGTGGCAGGCCTGCTGTCTCGAAGCCCGCTGGCGGCGGAGACGGGCGTCTTCTTCGCGACGGGAGCGGCGGTCGCCGCACTGGGGCTGCTGACCCACCTCCTCATCACAGGGTTCGGATTCGCAGCTTCGAAGGCGGCCCCTGATTTCAACCGGCTGAATCCGGCACGAACGCTGGGCGAGCTGCCGCGGAGAAACCTCGACAGCCTGGTGCTGGCCGTGCTGACCCTTCCGCTGCTGCTGGCCATGTTGTGGTGGGTCGTGGCGAGCCGCTGGACGGAATTCGAGCGGCTCCCTCTGCTGCCGCTCGAAAGAGGCGCCGCCGCAGTGGGCAACGCGGCAGGGAGCCTCCTGTGGAAAGGCGCCTTTCTGCTGCTCGCCTGGGGCGCCATCGACCTGGTGCGGCAGCGGAGACGCTACCTGAAGGACCTTCGGATGACGCGCCAGGAAGTCCGGGAAGAGCACCGCCAGAACGAGGGCAGCCCGGAAGTGAAGATGCGCATCCGGAGGCTGCGGCGGGAACTGCTGCGGCGGCGGATGATGTCGGAGGTCCCCAAAGCGACGGCGGTCATCGTCAACCCGACGCACTACGCCGTGGCGCTCCGTTACGACCAGAAGACGATGCCGGCGCCGGCTGTCGTGGCCAAGGGCAAAAACTATCTGGCGCTGCGCATTCGCGAGAAAGCGGCCGAACACCGCGTCCCGATCGTGGAGAACCCGCCGCTTGCGCGGGCCCTGTACCAGCAGGTGGAGGTCGGCCAGGAGATCCCGGTCAGCCTGTACCGGGCGGTGGCGGAGGTGCTCGCCTATGTCTACCGCATGATGCAGGGCGGCCCGGGCTCAGCGAGGTGA
- the flhA gene encoding flagellar biosynthesis protein FlhA, with translation MTAPVAPPVSNGFSAETEPRRRPADGGRGPAVAGRSGRWTLPASPAAAVPVGVLGILLAMVVPLPPWLLDILISANIALSTVVLLVSIYIRRPADFSVFPTTLLLMTLFRLALNVSSSRLILLEGSRGTAAAGQVIESFGQFVVGGNFVVGFVVFLVLIAIQYVVINHGAVRISEVTARFTLDALPGKQMSIDADLNAGLINESEAKARRKALAAEAEFYGAMDGATRFTQRDAIASLLITAINILAGFLIGVLQHGMEIGRALTTYTVLTIGDGLVTVIPALMISISGGLIVTRASSDRDMAEEFQRQVFSAWQPLLLSSGALLLMAAVPGLPKVPFLILAAGLGAAGQRLRNRRRAAEASAQRPPAAPARENLESLMRVEPLAVEVGLGLVKLVEGAEHSPLLRRIGGIRRQLAMELGYLLPAVRVTDNLSLQVREYVVLLKGAEVGRYELPLGCELAIPPAGGSCPAPGSATREPAFGLEAVWIPAEQAEAARAAGCTVVDPVSVLGTHLSELIRRHCHEIFSRQDAKKFLDRVAEEQPKLVEDLVPKLLPLPAVQKVLQNLLRERVSIRDGATILEALGEAALVTRNPVLLTEYVRQAMRRSLVRPLLDRSGQLAVYLLDTALERAVEEAVQHGEHTSHVNLHPQRVSELLAAASQASPAGGGSWTLLTSSGARYFVRQILEANFPQVTVLSHGEVPPGLRVVSLGVLKGGAA, from the coding sequence ATGACCGCACCGGTGGCGCCGCCTGTTTCCAATGGCTTTTCCGCCGAGACGGAGCCGCGCCGCAGGCCGGCGGACGGAGGCCGCGGCCCGGCGGTTGCGGGACGGTCCGGCCGCTGGACTCTGCCCGCCTCGCCGGCGGCCGCCGTGCCGGTCGGGGTGCTGGGCATTCTGCTGGCGATGGTCGTGCCGCTGCCTCCCTGGCTGCTGGACATCCTGATCAGCGCCAACATCGCCCTCTCGACCGTCGTGCTGCTGGTCTCGATCTACATCCGGAGGCCAGCCGACTTCAGCGTCTTCCCCACGACGCTGCTGCTGATGACGCTGTTCCGCCTGGCGCTCAACGTCTCCTCATCGCGCCTGATTCTTCTTGAGGGGAGCCGGGGCACGGCTGCCGCGGGCCAGGTCATCGAGTCTTTCGGGCAATTCGTGGTGGGCGGCAATTTCGTCGTCGGCTTTGTCGTGTTCCTCGTGCTGATCGCGATCCAGTACGTCGTCATCAACCACGGCGCGGTCCGCATCAGCGAGGTGACGGCCCGCTTCACGCTGGATGCGCTGCCCGGCAAGCAGATGTCGATCGACGCCGATCTGAACGCCGGGCTGATCAATGAAAGCGAGGCGAAGGCGCGGCGCAAGGCGCTGGCCGCCGAGGCCGAGTTCTACGGCGCGATGGACGGCGCCACGCGCTTCACGCAACGCGACGCCATCGCCAGCCTCCTGATCACGGCCATCAACATCCTGGCCGGGTTCCTCATCGGCGTGCTGCAGCACGGCATGGAGATCGGGCGGGCCCTGACGACCTATACGGTGCTGACGATCGGAGACGGCCTGGTCACGGTCATCCCTGCGCTGATGATCTCCATCTCCGGCGGCCTGATCGTGACCCGGGCCAGCTCGGACCGGGATATGGCCGAGGAGTTCCAGCGCCAGGTGTTCAGCGCCTGGCAGCCGTTGCTGCTCTCCTCCGGCGCGCTGCTGCTGATGGCCGCCGTGCCGGGCCTGCCGAAGGTGCCGTTCCTGATTCTGGCGGCCGGCCTGGGAGCCGCGGGGCAGCGGCTGAGGAACAGGAGGCGGGCGGCTGAAGCTTCAGCACAGAGGCCGCCGGCCGCTCCGGCGCGGGAGAACCTGGAGTCGCTGATGCGCGTCGAACCGCTGGCCGTCGAGGTCGGCCTCGGGCTGGTCAAGCTGGTGGAGGGCGCCGAACATTCTCCTCTTCTGAGACGGATCGGGGGCATCCGGCGGCAGCTGGCGATGGAGCTGGGCTATCTGTTGCCTGCCGTGCGGGTCACCGACAACCTCTCGCTCCAGGTGCGCGAGTATGTCGTCCTGCTGAAAGGCGCCGAGGTGGGCCGGTACGAGCTGCCGCTCGGCTGCGAGCTGGCCATTCCGCCGGCCGGAGGCTCCTGCCCGGCGCCGGGATCGGCGACAAGGGAGCCGGCGTTCGGTCTCGAGGCGGTCTGGATTCCCGCCGAACAGGCCGAGGCGGCGCGGGCGGCCGGCTGCACCGTTGTCGATCCGGTCAGTGTTCTGGGAACCCACCTGTCGGAGCTGATCCGCCGCCATTGCCATGAGATCTTTTCCCGCCAGGATGCGAAGAAGTTCCTGGACCGGGTGGCCGAGGAGCAGCCGAAGCTGGTGGAGGATCTGGTGCCGAAGCTCCTGCCGCTTCCAGCCGTTCAGAAGGTTCTGCAGAACCTGCTCAGGGAGCGGGTCTCGATCCGGGATGGCGCGACGATTCTGGAGGCGCTGGGCGAGGCGGCGCTGGTGACGCGGAATCCCGTGCTGCTCACCGAATACGTCCGGCAGGCGATGCGCCGGTCGCTCGTGCGGCCATTGCTGGACCGCAGCGGGCAACTGGCGGTGTATCTGCTGGACACGGCCCTCGAGAGAGCCGTGGAAGAGGCGGTGCAGCACGGAGAACACACCTCTCACGTCAACCTGCATCCTCAGCGGGTTTCCGAGCTGCTGGCGGCGGCGAGCCAGGCTTCGCCCGCCGGAGGCGGAAGCTGGACGCTGCTGACCTCGAGCGGCGCGCGCTACTTCGTGCGGCAGATCCTCGAGGCGAACTTCCCTCAGGTGACAGTTCTCAGCCATGGGGAAGTTCCGCCGGGGCTGCGGGTGGTCTCTCTGGGCGTGCTGAAGGGGGGGGCGGCATGA
- the flhF gene encoding flagellar biosynthesis protein FlhF, with protein sequence MIRRKAYFARSLEAALAAARRELGPDALLVEAGPAGQDNGAGTYRVVCEGPAETAPGQAPGEGVQAAACAAAPADGLQARMARLERTLEMVVGAVAGLDPEPGIAALQAELAAHDFPASWIGTLLRAARNRLQAAGRTDREDAERVLREAVAGELSARITFQPDLLTAKPAVLVLAGPPGAGKTSMLVKIAMQAGLAKRRPAAIVSTDCHRVAAAEQLRTLAAILGLPFSLAETPAALRQAVAEHSSRDMVLVDTPGFGRKENEWAGEWAGLLRAVPGRQTLLVLPACWRTRDLLAAVTWWGMFEPSALAFTRLDETETIGGWAATAMESGLPVAYFSTGQGIPEDLEPAGAGRLRSALGLPEPGRAAAGKAAGGKP encoded by the coding sequence GTGATCCGCCGGAAAGCTTACTTCGCACGAAGCCTGGAGGCCGCTCTGGCGGCAGCGCGGCGGGAGCTTGGCCCGGATGCGCTGCTGGTGGAGGCAGGTCCGGCAGGACAGGACAACGGCGCCGGAACCTACCGAGTGGTCTGCGAAGGACCGGCCGAGACCGCTCCGGGTCAGGCTCCGGGGGAAGGCGTCCAGGCGGCGGCCTGCGCCGCAGCTCCGGCGGACGGACTTCAGGCGCGGATGGCGAGGCTTGAGAGAACGCTGGAAATGGTGGTCGGCGCGGTGGCCGGCCTGGACCCTGAACCGGGAATCGCGGCCCTGCAGGCCGAGCTGGCCGCCCACGATTTTCCCGCGAGCTGGATCGGAACCCTGCTGCGCGCCGCGAGGAACCGGCTGCAGGCGGCCGGGCGGACGGACAGAGAGGATGCCGAGAGAGTCTTGCGGGAGGCCGTAGCCGGGGAGCTGTCGGCGAGAATCACATTCCAGCCCGATCTGCTGACGGCGAAGCCGGCCGTCCTGGTCCTGGCCGGTCCGCCGGGAGCCGGCAAGACGTCGATGCTCGTGAAGATCGCCATGCAGGCCGGACTCGCGAAGCGGCGCCCGGCGGCAATCGTGTCCACCGACTGTCACCGCGTCGCGGCCGCCGAGCAGCTGCGCACGCTGGCAGCGATTCTGGGATTGCCTTTCAGTCTGGCGGAGACCCCGGCGGCGCTGCGGCAGGCCGTCGCCGAGCACTCGTCCCGGGACATGGTGCTGGTTGATACACCCGGCTTCGGCAGGAAAGAGAACGAGTGGGCCGGGGAATGGGCCGGCCTTCTGAGAGCAGTTCCGGGGAGACAGACTCTGTTGGTTCTGCCCGCCTGCTGGCGGACCCGGGATCTGCTGGCGGCGGTGACCTGGTGGGGGATGTTCGAGCCATCGGCGCTGGCTTTCACGCGCCTGGACGAGACGGAAACCATCGGAGGGTGGGCGGCCACGGCGATGGAATCGGGGCTTCCCGTGGCGTATTTCAGCACGGGACAGGGAATTCCCGAGGATCTGGAACCAGCCGGTGCCGGGCGCCTGAGATCGGCCCTGGGCCTGCCGGAGCCGGGCCGTGCCGCGGCGGGCAAAGCAGCGGGAGGGAAGCCATGA
- the fliA gene encoding DNA-directed RNA polymerase sigma-70 factor has protein sequence MNPYQSSATLTTEERERLILEHLPQVRLIARRIHERLPESVQLEDLVSTGILGLIAAIDRYRPDQNVKLKTYAEYKIRGAILDSLRGLDWAPRQQRRRSRMIEQAVAVLEQKLKRAPSEEEIAAELGVSLEEYQEWLSDSQGLHLGSLDSGAGEDGNRDLLRFVADDESEWPSQVLERKELHRLLKTAISRMPYIERTVLGLYYQEELTLREIAKIVKLHESRVSQLKTQAIIRLRAFLRKRWPTDRPGGAP, from the coding sequence ATGAACCCTTATCAGAGCAGCGCTACATTGACCACCGAAGAACGGGAGCGCCTGATCCTCGAGCACCTCCCGCAGGTCCGGCTCATCGCGCGCCGGATTCACGAGCGGCTGCCGGAGAGCGTGCAGCTGGAGGATCTGGTGTCCACGGGGATTCTCGGTCTGATCGCCGCCATCGACCGCTACCGGCCTGACCAGAACGTCAAACTGAAAACCTACGCCGAGTACAAGATCCGCGGCGCCATTCTCGACAGCCTGCGGGGTCTGGACTGGGCGCCGCGCCAGCAGCGGCGCCGGAGCCGGATGATCGAGCAGGCCGTAGCGGTTCTCGAACAGAAGCTGAAACGGGCGCCGTCGGAGGAGGAAATCGCCGCCGAGCTCGGCGTTTCGCTCGAAGAGTATCAGGAATGGCTGTCGGACTCGCAGGGGCTTCACCTCGGAAGCCTGGACTCCGGCGCGGGCGAGGACGGCAACCGCGACCTGCTGCGGTTCGTGGCTGACGACGAATCGGAGTGGCCCTCGCAGGTGCTCGAGCGGAAGGAGTTGCATCGGCTGCTGAAGACCGCCATCTCCCGGATGCCGTACATCGAAAGGACGGTGCTCGGTCTGTACTACCAGGAGGAACTGACGCTGCGCGAGATCGCGAAAATCGTCAAGCTGCACGAGTCGCGCGTCTCGCAGCTCAAGACGCAGGCCATTATCCGGCTGCGCGCCTTCCTGCGCAAACGCTGGCCGACGGACCGGCCAGGGGGCGCGCCGTGA